In the genome of Toxoplasma gondii ME49 chromosome Ia, whole genome shotgun sequence, the window tccCGTGTACGTCTCCCTGGTCTTCTGGTCAGTTCCCCCCTGTTCCGCCGCCTGCTCTTTTTCCGCGATGTcgcgcgcgtcttctgcgtctgggggcgcttcttcgccccGACGCTCCTCCAGACCTGTCCGcgccgcgtctccgccgcgGCGTCTCGGGTGCTGGGCGCTGCTCTTCGGCCTCTGCGCGTTgctcgctgtctcgtctcctggATTTTATCCGTGCGTctccgcagctgctgcgcgcGAGGCAGGCCAGGAACCGCGGCGTCTAGGGGCGTTCGTGAATCAGCTGATTCAGATGGGAACGCAGTTCGTGATGTATCCGGAGATGGCGAAGATGCTGCGGACGCAGGGTCAGACGCTGAAGTCGATCCTGAAGGGACCAGACACGCGGGACCTGAAGATTCAAGTCTACTTTGACCAGGCAGGCTGCGTGGTTGTGTTCGACACGATTGCCAACCAAGAGAACGGCGACAACACGGACCTCGGGCTGATCGACGCGCGATCGATCGAGGTGCTCTTCAGCTACGGGGAGCACGAGGGTGAGCTGCGGTACACGATGCGGCGCAGCGAGAGTGTGCAGGTCCTGAACTTTGCGCAGAAACACGTGCAGCGCTTCACGGTGCCGCGGGGGTGCGTGGGGACGAAGGACTCGTACTGGGAGGCGTATTGCCAGCAAGTCAAGGGTGTCTGCAACGTCGGCCGAATCGACGTCCACTTCAGTCGGCAGGGCCGCGAAGACGCCATGACGCTTGTGCCGATGCTTTCGCTGTCCACCTTCATCCAGCGTCGGATGGAGAACGAAGGCTGGAACTACTACCAGGTCTTGGACTGGTTCGACACACCCACCCCGCCACACAGCATGGTCTTCGACGCAGAGCGCTGCCTCATGCACTTCAGGTACAACTCTCACGACCCGGAACGCAGCGTCGTGTCTTGGCTGAAGAACCGCCAGGGTGTGCGTGTCGACGTGCGAGAGCTGAACGGAGAGATCGTCGCGATCAAGACGACGATCGTCAACGGTTGCGGCGCGGTCGACCTGCAGGACATCGAAGTCACGCAGAAGGCACTCGAGGACAACTCGTACAAAATTCTCGTCCACTTCCGACACGCAGACGCCCACCAAAACGTCTTCAACGACACCGTCGTCATCCCCAGACGCCCCGACATCCGCCCTGCTCAAGACTTCGACTATTACAACGACGACCAGCTCGAATTCAGCGACTTCTTCCCCAAACACCCCGTCTCCAACCTCGGCGTCCTAGGCAGACTCCGCATGGACTAGACAGTGAACTTCGCACACGCGTGTGAGTCGAACCGCTCAACAATGCATCCCTCTCCAGtcacatatacacatatgcatgcagagcccTATGCATAGTCAGATATACAGGTTTGCGGGTGTTTAAAGCATGTAGATACGTCTTTAATGTTACTccgatacatatatatatatatatatatatttgtatatatgtgtgtatatatatgcatgtttgCACGCATAGACagcgatatatatatatatatatatatatgtacgtagTAGAGGTGTGTGGTACGCCGATGTGGCCGGAGAACTGTAAGCGTCTGTGAGTTTGCTTGCGCTTTCTGAGAGCAGTCCTGGTCTCCattgtgtgtttttctttccccAGAAGAACGGGTCGGGCGAGACGTTTTCTGTATCAGAGTCGTCATGCGGATTCCCTGCTTTCTCAGAAGCGCTGGCCTCTTCTTTAACTCCCTTTCCACGGTGAAGGCAAGCAGTGGTGAGGCGTACGGTCGTCTCTTCGCCGGTGCGCGCGTGTCTCCAACTCCGCCTGGGCGCGGCGCATCCCTTGGAGGAGCGACGAGACGcaagcgaaggaggaagccGGAGAGGTCAAAGCCGCTCGAGGCGCTGAGAAAGAGATGCACTTATCGAGTCGCGGCTTGCCTCCGGAAGTAGTCGACCTAGACTAGACCTTCCCGTGGATGTCTCGGTACGCATGCGTGGAGGACATGTTCCTTGAGCGGCTGAGGCTCTGTGCGAGCCCCCCGCGGGTTGTTGCCTTTTTTGCAGGATCGCCTTcatctccttttccttgttcaGTCGTTCAAACGCCGAAGCAGAGGGGGGGGGCGACCCAGGAAAGCAACGTGGTGGAcgcgagcagcagagaaagcacTGTAGTAGGACCCACACCACGCGTAGGCTGCGGCGCCAGACctccacagagagagcagttCACGAAGCGAAAAAGCTGCGATAGATTTTCTCGAGATTGACGTTCAGCGGCTACCCCCGTAGGGCGCGCACCACCGCGATCCCCAACGTGAAATGAGGTATACGGTGTCGTCGGATACGGAAGTCAAGCCAACTCGTTGGCGTCTCTGACGCAGTCCACTGGGGTGGTGGCGACCGCGGGGATGGGGGTCAAGAGACGCTTTCGTGAAAGATAACGTTTTCGACAAGAGGCGAGCAGGTATCAGACGTAGCCGGGAAGATGCAGCGGAGAGCAAGGGCGAAGGGAACCGagtgaagaaaagagaagtaGAAGCCAGAAACGCTCTGACTGCACGCGCAAAGTGGCGTCACCATCTTCGCGCATCTCTCAAAATGCTGAAAGTGACAGGTAGAGCCAGACGGCCATTTCAGAGAGATATGGCGTACGCGTGACCAAGAGAAATACGCAACATGTAAAATTCACACATactgacatatatatatatatatataatatatatatatatatatatatatatatatgtacatgtatgtgtgtatgtgtatgtgggGATCTGTATATGCGTGAATATGAAATCCATGaaatatatatctatatatatgtagatatttacatatatgtgtatatgcgtataGATACATTTATGCATTTACAGATGtatgagaagaaagaacatTCTCGACTTCAGGAGAGTGGTGTTGGGAGAGGGGGGGGCGGTGGATCTGAGAGGGTCGCAGTTCGTCTATCCTCTAATTTTATTTTGCGAGGAAAAACGGTTCCGCTTGatttctgctttctttgAACTGCCGCCGTTCGGTCGTTGCTCCGCTCGCTGGCGAGGCTCGGCATTCGGGACGagggtcttcttctcttttagCGTTCGAGCTGCGTCGCTAGACAGAGtctgctcgcttcttctttcgtcgcGCTCGAACCTCACCAGCCGTTCGTCGAACGAACCAGTTGACAGGGTCTCTTCGGACACTCGCGGAACCTTTCTCAATCTcgagagaaatgcagacATCCAGCAGGCGCCTTCTGCTCGCCCTTCCGCATACCCTTGACCTCTCGGCCTGCGGCACCCACCTCGATGCAGCGTATCCGTCAGCgattcatatatacatatatatatgtatatatttttatCTATACGTAGGAAGGTTAAAAACATGTTTGTGTACACTCACGTACTAGATacaaagagggagagatgcACGTATATCTAGGTAGACATGTATATCTAGATAGGCAGGTAGCTAGAGACAGACAAGTAGATAGAGGatagatgtatatgtaggTAGAAAGATAGATGCTTCCGCGTCAGTGGGTATATGAATATGTGGTAACTGGCTGTAGATACACGTAGAGATTTCTAGAAATTGAGGAAAACACTGGTGTAACGAGATGGACTGAGCGCCAGAATGAGGACGCGGCTGCGATGTGACGAGTCTGGAGAGCGTACTGGAAACTCGATTTTTTCGTTCTTGGGACTCGAAAGAAAGCTGAAGGGGACGAATTTGCCACCCGCGACGACAGGCGAAGAGCCCTCGTCGGCGTCTAGTTTTTCAGAGTCCAGAAAAACACAGTCCGCGCATCCAGGCCGACTATCgcgtacatacaccgcgCGCACAGCTTCGGCATCTCTGTGTATGATGGGCATGCGCGTACACGCAGGCAACCCTGCTGACGTCAATGAGAAAATATCGAGACAAGAGCTCCTCTACAAGGACGCTTATCTCAAAAGCAATGGGTGTGGGGGGGTGGGGAGCAATCCATTCTTATACAGATCCtttgtaaatatatatatatatatatatatatatatatactgatgtatatattgatatatatatatatatatattgacatatgcatgtatatatgaatagATAAATggatatatacacatgccAAAATGGAGGCGGAAGTGGCAGAGACGATTCGGAGGAGTTCACCATTTGTTCCCTCGATGCGCGTTTCGTCGTTTGCTTCCCGAGTGTGACTGCCGCATGCCGCGCGTTCCCTCGCagtttgcgtttttttttcaggtcgTCTCGTCGGGCTCCGGGGCGagtctcggcttctgcttccgcctcttcttggtttttttttcctttttcttcgggACTGTCTCTGGACCTCGGGGGAGGGACTCGACAACCACGTCGACGCGCATGCCGCGGACGAATGGgccgacgaagacgcggaacGGCCCGACGTCTTCGATGACGGCGCCTGCGCCTCGGTGGCCGAACGGATGGAGCACTGGCGGGTGACTCGCCTCCAGAGGCGTCTCCGCCCGCTCCGAGAAACAGGCAGAGTgcgcgcgaggagaagagaacgaagaaaaagaggaagaggacgagggagaacacgaagaagaagaagatgggaGGAGGGAACAGGGGGAAGGCGGCTCTTCCGTTTGCAGAGAGAGGTGACTGACAGACGACTTCGCTGACGCGCCTTCGGAGGACGGCTTTCCCCGGACAAGGCGGAGAGCAACGGGGCGGACCACgcatgaagaagaaggagaagaagaagacgaagaaggagaagaagacgaagaagaagaagaagacgaagaaggagagggagagtgggtttcgtttccttcagGCGCGGGGGTGACCTGATCGGCGGCGGGCGAGTCGCGCCGGCAGGGGCGCGCGCAGGCTGCAAAGCCACAtacgagaagagaagaaaagaagtgaggagacgagagacttTCGAGAAGCAAGGACATGTTTAACTGACGAGGGAAGACATCGCAGTGGCGCTTGAGGCGAACCATTTCTTCACTTTTGAAAAAGTGAGGCAACTTGGCACTCTCGTCTGCCGCCGTGGATCGCCGCAAAACGCTCGGGATTTTGTGCCTCAAAACGCAAGTCGTTTTCAGCATAATCTGGAGTCACAGTGTCTCCGTTTACTCGCGACTTAGCAACAACAGAAACcaacggaggagacacagtcGCACCTCACGCCGACAAATACGTCACGGTCGAgacgctcttctttctgttcgaACGCGAGAAACTGCTGCGCCTCTGCGAAGGCTCCTCCACATGTGCTTAGGAGAAACATCTCTTGCTCTCCAACCTCAGCCTCTTCTTATCGTCGGTAGTCCGCAGCTCTTGATATCTTGATAggcctttcttttttcggactttctttcgttcttggCTTCCgatcctcctcttccttctcgtccgctctctccctctcttcttctctctccactcgttCCCGTTCCGACTCCGTCGAGCGGAAGAGCTCACCTTCGCggctgtcgctctcttcagaggcgtcgtcgccttctctgtcatGCAGGTGTCGATTCGCCTCAACCTCACCACGGGAGACGAACGAGGCTTTCACCAGCTGCCTCCACAGCCACGGAGGCAATACCTGGAAACGCTCGAGGAGGGAGACCgcccgcgtctctccctgaGTGCCTGCGACCGTCTGGGCCGCACCGCCAGGCCTCTCGCCGCGCGAGCTCTGCGGAGTCTCGAGCGCCGGGTGGACGTACACTGGAGGGGTCAGGTCGAGGACTTCGTACTGGAGGAGGGGCGCACCGTCGGTGCCCGACcagttcgccttctccgtttttccgaCGCTGTTGCCTGCAACCGCATGTGTACCCGGCGAGTTTTCGTCCTTCGGCGAGAGTTCTTCGGAAGCCCTGCAAACTGATCCGCCGACGCCAGGCGCTTCCTCGGCGTAGTTTGACAAAGCTTTCGCTTCCCCTCCGACAGCGCTCACAGCGCGCGAGGCGGCGGGAGGCAACAGGCGcgcagacggcgacgaagcgaGAAACCACGAGAAGtaggggaagaagaggtcgagGTGGAGAGCGTCCACCAGTGTCTTcagcttctgcatgcaaagccAGTTCGAGAGGGCGAAGGACTCGTGACGCTCCAGCGCCTCCACGCAGTTCAACACCAATTCTTCTTTCCATGCACTTCGATGGAGACACTGCCATTCAATGTCTCTCACTTCGGACCCCACAGCGCCACCCCGCGCCAACGGCGAGACAGccgaagcggaagaagaagaggaagaggaagcaagggaagcagaaaaggagaacgaaTTCAAAGGCTGTGGCTGGAAGGGCGGCGAGGCTGTTTGCATCAGCAGCGCAGCGGAGGCCCCGAGCAAAGAGGAGTCCGAGGAAAGGTCTCCCCTCTCTGGTGTAAGAAGaaactcttcttcgtcggtcGACTCATCCAGCGCCTCTCCAGCCACCATGGCGTCGGGGAGTTCCCTGACGAACAAAAAATAATGCCCTCAACCGTGCATCCAGTGGCTTGATTCtcgacacagaaaacgccTTCCGTCCTTCTAGAAGGCGACACCTAGGCGGCCGTGAAAACGCGAATCTTGcagtacacacacacacctctcgtctgctctcgcctctctcatgttctctctccccccaCGAAGCAGACCGCCCAGACCTCTCTGAAGCTGAATGGAAGACTAAACGTCTGAGGGCGTCGACTCCCGCAGAAGTCGTAGTGCGTGGAGAGTACGCAgacgtctcttctgtgtcggcGAGTCTGAACTGTCTCAGCAGCCTGCGTTtgaggagaagggaagagaggaatgTCTGGAAAcagtttttctcgcgttctcaCCAATCTCGATAGTGCCAGTCGCGGAAGGCCAGGCAAATGGCGATGATCTGCGAGGCTTTCAAGTCGTGGAGGCTGTCTTCCAGAATGCACTTGATCTGCGAaatccagagaaaaagatccagaaagaaaacgaaccCTCGAAGGCAACGGAAAAACAATACAACAAGGAGCCGCTCGTATCGGCGACCAGCCTTTTCAGAAGTAGACTCAATTCGATGTGCGAAATTGGTATTTACCCCTAAAAGATTGAAAGGGACTTTTCAAGCTCGAGAGGCGGCCGCAGCCATTTTGTcagaacgcgggagaaaTGTTTCTCACACACACCGTGAAATCCGCTGccgagagacaccggaagccagtgtatgtacactcgaGGATTCGCACATCCCCATGCAGCGACGTTCAAACTTGCAGGTacgcagaaaacgcgcaTTTTCGCAGGTgaatacacacatatatacatatttatacatatatatatctatatacacgcacacacatatatatatatatatgtatatatgtatatatgtatgtatatgttcTTATTTCTATACGTATGCACGGAAAGCATGTGAACGAGCAGACACTGAACAtctgcagaaagaagagagagcagagtgTCGCGGGGGATCCCGGGGAATCCACCCGTACCCCACAAACAGACATGCTCGCAGATTCGCTCGCTTGCGGCTGCGCGGCCGCAGTTTTTCACCGGGCCACTGGCCTCAATGTTCAGCCGCTCCAGGCCGCAAAGCCGCGTCGACTTCTCTGGCCTCCTCAGCGCGTTTTCAGCGTCTGTGCACTGGACCGAGCCATGCGTTTCCACACACCTGGTAGAGAAGGTGGAGTGAGGCGGCCGACCAAAAGTTCATCGCGTCCACGGCCTCGACGATGGAAACGAGGGCAGCTGCGTCGAGCGTCTTGAGCACGCGCCGGCACCCGCGAATGTCAAAGGGGCATGGCGGCAGCTGCAAAAGGCGAAACATCTCAAAGCGTTCTCAAAGCCAACGGCCGGGACCAGCCGCCAAAACGCAGGCGACAACGCGTCCTTCTCTATATTTAAACAAACGTCGACAACAGCAATATATAAAATACAGGTGtgtgcagaggaagagacaaacacagagagaaaagacacagtGCAGCAGTGCCTGGTAAACAGACTACCTATCcttatacatacatacatgtacatacatacatggacatacatacatgtacatacatacatggacatatatatatatatatatatgttgacGTATATGTCAGGAGAGGACTGTTACTGGGGCGTAaaaaaagaagcagcagtCGAGACGTAGAGACAGACATTTTGTGGTGTGTGCCTCGTCGATTCCTCAAGAGTGTCGAGGCAGATGCTATTTGAGGAGCTTCTCTGAGGCAAGGGAGAGATGGTGGACCTCGGGGCCAGtagagaggagagcgcgcgtctcgttctcccctTGACAAGGTCGAGGACGAAAGGACTCTCTCGAGAAACAAAGCCGCAATCGCGGGATGGATCCTCACCCGAGGAAACGCCAATGGCGACGACCGAGGAACTTCCACCTCCACTCCAAGAAGGTTCCTCTCGACTTCGTTGCTCGACGCGGATgacgaagcagcagacggagacgacgaagaggaagaacgcagagaagaaggctgtGGAGACgtgaagatggagagaaggtgagagacgaaggggacATCGACGTAGCGCAGTTTTGCGAAGGAGCAAAGAAGCTGCGAAGCGTTGAGAGGAGAAATGGCGCTGGCGGGGCGTCGCAGAAGTTCCGCAACgaaacgcgggagacacCACCCTGAAAAGGCAGACCGCATccgagcgagagaacgagagaagctgcaCAAGCATCACGCTGTCCTCTAGGGTCGTCTCCTTCCAGACAGAGCGAAACAGAGtaacggagaagacagagagaagtaAAAGAGGAACAAAAAAGTCTGGGTGCTGGTGTCAAGCAGAGCGAGGACGCTTCCACGGATTTTCCTCTTGTTTCGGTTTCAAAGTTCCCCGTTTTCCTGCTCccttccctccttcttccttccggCTGTTTGCTCTCGCCACACTTGCTTCTTGGTTGTCTCCTCACGGCCCCGGACaagcctctcttcttctctgtgccgCCTcagtcttcgtctccactccGCGCGCCGCTTCCCCCAGTTCGAGAACTCTTCTATCTCCGTCTTAATCTCTTTGTCACGGTCGTCATCCCCTCCGCCGCTTCAGCGTCTTCTACACCGGAACCGAGAATGAAGGCTACGTATTTTTATCGGAGTCATCCCTATGTCTTGGTGTCTGTGCGAAGGCCCCCttcgtttgtcttcttcgtctcccctgtTGTGAGTTTCTCTTGCGaatctcttttcctcgcacGCGTGAGAGTtgtcgtctccgtttcctcttcttcagtaGACACAGGAACTTGACAAGCGAGACTACACTTATTCCCCCTGTAActgtgtttcgttttccgtctctttctccacggtTAAGTGGACACAAGACAGTTGACAAGCGTACGGATGAGGAGACGCAAGTGCGAGTCAGCGGGCTGGAAATCTCCGAACCGCGCGAGCGTCGCGAGCATTTGAGTCATCGCCAGGACGCTCGTCGTGGCTCCCGAGGTGAGTtgaagctgaagaaaaagaataAAAATCAAAATCACGATGCACACACAAATGCACACACGCAAATCCCCAAACACCACagcgttcctctctcctgaaCTCGCTCCCCTCTATTCCCTGTGCATCTCTCCCcaaatataaatatgtatacacacatatgcatatacgcgTATGTCTATTATGGAATATGGttaatatatgtatatatgtttatttatatatatatatgtatatgaatatgtattCTTCTATCgcttcacttctctctctcgtctgaagccttttctcctgcctctctcctgtgcttctccgtctgcatCAGTCGCCCGTTTCCTCAGCGAATTGCCTTCTCTGaggtctctgcttctgcttttgGCCGCTGCGCCTCGGTCTCGCGTATCCCGCGCCCCGTCGTTCACTGACTTTGATGACTTGCTGAAGCAGCGAAAAACTGTAGAAGCCGTTGCGGCTGATCATGTTCGCCTGCAAAAGCAACAGACGCTCCGACAAACGCCGTTGTGGATTGGGCCGAAACTCGCGCTCGCACAGAGAcgttctgtctgtcttttaGCTTCGGCCGCGGCGCCGCAAACGCATGCGACACGGTTCAGTTTCCTCGCGAGAGTGGAGTCTCCCGAAAGCCtgccgtctctgcgtttgaGAAGCGAACGCATGAGGTTCTCCGAGACAGACAACGAGCGAGTCACTGCTCACGAAGCGCAGCGTACGAAAGCCAGAGACTCAGGAAACTCGCTGTTGctctcgcatgcagccgcacacataaaaacaaagaagaagagactgaaaGGCAGATGACAACAGCAATAGAGAAGTGGGTAGAGAGATGTAGAGAGACctagagagacagatacgAACCGGCAGATATAtacaaacagagagacacagatcaacacatgcagagggaggagactcGAGTGCGCGAGCAATGGAGATCGTCACACGACGGGTCgacagaaagacggagaaccTTCAATCGACGCAAATCCCCttacgcatatatatatatatatatgtatatagacaCACAtcgacatatacatatgtatttacatatatatatatatagagagagagagagatttagatacagatagatatagatatatagatatacatgaTTAGATGTATGTGCACACTTTGTCCGTCGCTGCGCAAGTCCAGTCGTTACACAAGAGAAGTCGCGGCTGCGAAATCCGCTTTTCCTGCCCCTCAGAATTGGACGGTCTTGCCCTCAAGTCCCCTGGGGGGCTGGCAGCATGTTTATGACTGGAGAGTGCCTACAGCGAGAACGTAATGATTTGTGTTGACTCCGGCGGCAGAGCTTAGTCCGGGAGGTTCTTCAGACTCCAAGTCTGGCGAGGCTGGAGAGTTCCTTCCGACGGCgtccgcggagacaggcgcgagtcgcggcgtctccaccttctgCTGCAAGGTCTGCTGGGCGTTCTGCCGGGAAGCCGCTCGCGTTGTCTTCAGCGCGAGCGCGCGAATCAGCGGCGGGTGGACGAAGCGCAGACGCGTGAGACCCAAGAGAACCTGCCCGGTAGTGCAGTCGTGGATGAAGGCATGTCGTCGATGAAGCTCCTCACAGAGTGCCTGGCGCGGAACGAGGAAAGCACGACTCGGAAGCTgcggtggagagaagagcgagaaagggagagggaaggagagcaggccgagagcgaaaaagaagacaagagggagaacaccCGCAagcagaagcaagagaacaggaaaaaaGGGGAGACATGAGAGGGCACAACACCGCAAACAAGAGAGaccacgagagagaacaagagtccggacagggaagaaagaaaccgaggacaaaggagaggagttcgagggagagaaaggggagaacgACATGACGCCCCCAAGCGGAAACACGAAGCGACGGTAGAACGAGACGCAAGACGAAGTagacaggaagaacaggTATGCGTCGCCTTTACACCCGTGtatctctctcgctcttgtggctctcctgtctcctttgtctacctctcgtctctctttctctctctcctccaaatTGTCTTTCGCGGCGAGTGCAAGAGAGGCGCTTGACACACTGAACGCATGTCATGTATCTGTGATTTTCTCTCCCCGTTGAAACGTACAACAGCAGCAGCTGGTGGAAACGCGCGCTGCACTTACGAGCATCATTCGCTCGAAGAGCGCAGAGTCAGTGGTCCTCGCCTGCAGCTTTCCGAGCGTCTGCACGATGCCGATCACGCAGCCGAGCTGGGCGCGCTCCAGagcctcgccgtctccttctgaACACGCACGCGCCGACATGTCGGTCCCCGCCGCGGCGAGGCCTGCCTGGCGCGCGGCGGGCGGCGCTTCTCCGACTATAAGCCGAGCGAGGGCGTCGATCAGGTGTTGGTCGTACACCTCCGCCTTCATCGCGAGCATGACGATGTTGTGCATTTCCGACAGCTTGAGGCGTTTGCCGCTGTAGGCGAAGGAGGGGCGCAGAGcacttgtctcctcgccttgcTCCACAGGTCTTCCTTCCGAGACTCCGCGCTCCTTTGGCGGCTCTTCGCCGCTGGTCGCCTGACCGTTTTGTGCGcccgcgcgcgcgtctcttccctctctgctctgcggcgccgcgcttctctccgggACTTCCCCCATCAGCTCGGCGACGCGGTGAGCGAGTGAGTGCACAAAGACTGCGTCGCGTACCTCTTGCCGCCCGAGGGATCCGAGAATgccgcgcgtctccgcgagGCCGACCGCCGAGATCGTTCCCGTCAGGACCCGCAGCAGGAGGTCTTGGAGCCCAGCTAGCCACGCCTCCGACCGCcgacgcggagagagggCGGCCGCAGGACCGAGTGCATCGTCGGACGAGGCAGGCGCCGCCGCGCTCAGGCTCTCTGAGGCGCGAGGCTGAGCGCCAGGATTCCGCGCCTCAGTGTCACTTGCCTCCGTCTCCGCAGCGAAGTCATCTGCGAGGAAAGGCAACTCGACCAGCTGGTGTTTCAAGTGATTCAGCGCCTGGAGAAGCTGCACTGCCTCGCGAGCTGAGCAGAGCG includes:
- a CDS encoding hypothetical protein (encoded by transcript TGME49_295390~Signal peptide predicted by SignalP 2.0 HMM (probability 0.996) with cleavage site probability 0.266 at residue 48), with amino-acid sequence MSRASSASGGASSPRRSSRPVRAASPPRRLGCWALLFGLCALLAVSSPGFYPCVSAAAAREAGQEPRRLGAFVNQLIQMGTQFVMYPEMAKMLRTQGQTLKSILKGPDTRDLKIQVYFDQAGCVVVFDTIANQENGDNTDLGLIDARSIEVLFSYGEHEASDGERRLELLPGLGLVRHTHPATQHGLRRRALPHALQVQLSRPGTQRRVLAEEPPGCACRRARAERRDRRDQDDDRQRLRRGRPAGHRSHAEGTRGQLVQNSRPLPTRRRPPKRLQRHRRHPQTPRHPPCSRLRLLQRRPARIQRLLPQTPRLQPRRPRQTPHGLDSELRTRDRLHLLFLVQSFKRRSRGGGRPRKATWWTRAAEKAL
- a CDS encoding hypothetical protein (encoded by transcript TGME49_295380), with the translated sequence MPFSPLPAVRSSRASLASGANALCRALSPQGRGYAPSPQFRVRQGDACCVSLLRERTGKDNASSSLRHSGRQPLPPQRRPLGLKRGVRGQGETAERREHTTRGDARRLRRHWRGSRKAAGARDDKGDDVSLWGAVSFASSPRTRTSLGNDCAGLPFPPFSTPPLSSLLASSASSAFCPLSSLEFCSSSPATRSRPGASPFASLMRFPASPSLSSSLSRAAIPRAVESRQEAVDTAVKLRNVSEGTFYRQARRTFAHVASLRREEPRSSPELADSSAVESSDLSSLSPAFSCKTALSQPASRLFREGADDPSSAVSASSPTTAAAPPAASRFSASDAFRQDTLLEDWLSVREEIRAAVERQRDSGETACAVARLTAAIQAGQEAGASKAKSAEQALLTALRENEESPAAAGASGDSLLQRDLCLFKAVSTNLALEHLSVRLLTLLLSHRRHVAPAASPPRSFESSPASTTNLTTLSGAGYPDVPPSPQPVSKPQPVCASKETVCPTEPASEKYVSAAAASPRPSPCVSGAVPLFPVSTRVWVDKAEGKGGGSVSAWVYRQLLVLGALSLLPRASGFAVQMPVLRYLLARVFPTVGETPDAQSESAHARREEEAERTSDMDWGRESWHPAVVFRVSLQSLSTCPLPSLPLEVQRKCWVVLYFSLWHWDIQQHGSFLCSSSPSAAPPGERAAPTSLSLSPSTLASPAAPRGRLDTSSSPSSGLVSPAVSLSASLSAYSPFPDPPLAALVSWTCLQSLAASSTPPPRIPGVSSSSSSPSADPAASTSLGSAPETFDSVAGAAGQAVALCSAREAVQLLQALNHLKHQLVELPFLADDFAAETEASDTEARNPGAQPRASESLSAAAPASSDDALGPAAALSPRRRSEAWLAGLQDLLLRVLTGTISAVGLAETRGILGSLGRQEVRDAVFVHSLAHRVAELMGEVPERSAAPQSREGRDARAGAQNGQATSGEEPPKERGVSEGRPVEQGEETSALRPSFAYSGKRLKLSEMHNIVMLAMKAEVYDQHLIDALARLIVGEAPPAARQAGLAAAGTDMSARACSEGDGEALERAQLGCVIGIVQTLGKLQARTTDSALFERMMLALCEELHRRHAFIHDCTTGQVLLGLTRLRFVHPPLIRALALKTTRAASRQNAQQTLQQKVETPRLAPVSADAVGRNSPASPDLESEEPPGLSSAAGVNTNHYVLAANMISRNGFYSFSLLQQVIKLQLTSGATTSVLAMTQMLATLARFGDFQPADSHLRLLIRWCLPRFVAELLRRPASAISPLNASQLLCSFAKLRYVDVPFVSHLLSIFTSPQPSSLRSSSSSSPSAASSSASSNEVERNLLGVEVEVPRSSPLAFPRLPPCPFDIRGCRRVLKTLDAAALVSIVEAVDAMNFWSAASLHLLYQIKCILEDSLHDLKASQIIAICLAFRDWHYRDWELPDAMVAGEALDESTDEEEFLLTPERGDLSSDSSLLGASAALLMQTASPPFQPQPLNSFSFSASLASSSSSSSASAVSPLARGGAVGSEVRDIEWQCLHRSAWKEELVLNCVEALERHESFALSNWLCMQKLKTLVDALHLDLFFPYFSWFLASSPSARLLPPAASRAVSAVGGEAKALSNYAEEAPGVGGSVCRASEELSPKDENSPGTHAVAGNSVGKTEKANWSGTDGAPLLQYEVLDLTPPVYVHPALETPQSSRGERPGGAAQTVAGTQGETRAVSLLERFQVLPPWLWRQLVKASFVSRGEVEANRHLHDREGDDASEESDSREACARPCRRDSPAADQVTPAPEGNETHSPSPSSSSSSSSSSSPSSSSSSPSSSCVVRPVALRLVRGKPSSEGASAKSSVSHLSLQTEEPPSPCSLLPSSSSSCSPSSSSSFSSFSSPRAHSACFSERAETPLEASHPPVLHPFGHRGAGAVIEDVGPFRVFVGPFVRGMRVDVVVESLPRGPETVPKKKEKKTKKRRKQKPRLAPEPDETT